A window of Tautonia plasticadhaerens contains these coding sequences:
- a CDS encoding IS5 family transposase translates to MASAHMPDEFFDLVAHHLPPEPAIGPYGGRPPIGHRVALRVIWFVLATGNRWEDVPQELGCSGRTAHRRLRAWEEAGIWDRLHADLLRLLRKAGKLETDTVVVDGVTVRASGGGEATGPSPVDRSRKGTKHTVMVSRTGVPLAIRTAGANESDHRQIIPLVLDFPSVAGKPGRPKQLPDDLYADRGYDSEGTRALLRWMGIEPHIAKRRTPHGSGLGKVRWVVERTIGWIKGLRRMRVRYDRLGVIQDAWTTLAACVICFRILHQDVM, encoded by the coding sequence ATGGCGAGCGCCCACATGCCGGACGAGTTCTTCGATCTGGTTGCCCACCACCTGCCGCCGGAACCGGCCATCGGCCCCTACGGCGGGCGTCCGCCGATCGGGCACCGGGTCGCCCTGCGTGTCATCTGGTTCGTCCTGGCCACCGGCAATCGCTGGGAGGATGTCCCGCAGGAACTCGGCTGCTCAGGTCGCACCGCCCATCGCCGGCTGCGGGCCTGGGAGGAGGCCGGCATCTGGGACCGCCTCCATGCCGACCTGCTGAGGCTGCTCCGCAAGGCTGGCAAGCTGGAGACCGACACGGTGGTCGTCGACGGCGTGACGGTGCGGGCCTCCGGCGGCGGCGAGGCGACCGGCCCGAGCCCCGTCGACCGCAGCAGGAAGGGCACGAAGCACACGGTGATGGTCAGTCGCACCGGAGTGCCGCTGGCGATCCGCACCGCCGGGGCCAACGAGAGCGACCACCGCCAGATCATCCCGCTGGTGCTCGACTTCCCGAGCGTCGCCGGCAAACCGGGCAGGCCGAAGCAGTTGCCGGATGACCTGTATGCCGACCGGGGCTACGACAGCGAGGGGACGAGGGCGTTACTGCGTTGGATGGGCATCGAGCCGCACATCGCCAAGCGTCGGACACCGCACGGCAGCGGGCTGGGCAAGGTCCGCTGGGTGGTGGAGCGGACGATCGGCTGGATCAAGGGCCTGCGGCGGATGCGGGTGCGGTACGACCGGCTGGGGGTGATCCAGGACGCCTGGACGACCCTGGCGGCCTGTGTCATCTGCTTCCGTATCCTCCACCAGGATGTGATGTGA
- a CDS encoding alpha/beta hydrolase family protein: MRAVVAVASILILCPAADADEPAPFPGAICRWNGFVRHDFRVYGADVIVVEPKEQPLGRPWAWRGEFFGAFPDADLELLRGGWHLAYMSVPDLFGSPKAVARWEAFYDLLVKEYGVSPRPALIGLSRGALYCKAWAAAHPDETLAVYLDNGVCDFKSWPGGWPKGLGTGAGSPEEWVKLLDAYDFEDDREAITYRGNPVDRLGPLAEAEIPILLVYGDSDETVPHRENSEVVYDRYRALGGPVERVVKAGADHHPHGLTDPRPVVEFIERAWRDWGRP; the protein is encoded by the coding sequence ATGAGAGCCGTGGTCGCCGTCGCATCGATCCTCATCCTCTGCCCGGCTGCCGACGCCGACGAGCCCGCCCCCTTTCCGGGGGCTATCTGCCGGTGGAATGGCTTCGTCCGCCATGATTTCAGGGTGTACGGAGCCGACGTGATCGTGGTCGAGCCGAAGGAGCAGCCGCTGGGTAGGCCGTGGGCCTGGCGAGGCGAGTTCTTCGGCGCCTTCCCGGACGCCGATCTCGAACTGCTCCGAGGCGGCTGGCATCTGGCCTACATGAGCGTCCCTGACCTCTTCGGCTCGCCGAAGGCGGTCGCCCGCTGGGAGGCGTTCTACGACCTGCTGGTGAAGGAATATGGGGTGAGCCCGAGGCCGGCGCTGATCGGGCTGAGCCGAGGGGCGCTCTACTGCAAGGCCTGGGCGGCGGCCCACCCCGACGAGACGCTGGCGGTCTATCTGGACAACGGCGTCTGCGACTTCAAGAGCTGGCCCGGCGGCTGGCCGAAGGGGCTGGGGACCGGCGCCGGATCGCCCGAGGAGTGGGTCAAGCTGCTCGACGCCTATGACTTCGAGGACGACCGAGAAGCCATCACCTACAGGGGCAACCCGGTGGACCGCCTGGGACCGCTGGCCGAGGCCGAGATCCCGATCCTCTTGGTCTACGGGGACAGCGACGAGACGGTCCCCCACCGGGAGAACTCGGAGGTCGTCTACGATCGGTACAGGGCGCTGGGCGGGCCGGTCGAGCGGGTCGTCAAGGCGGGGGCCGACCACCACCCGCACGGGCTGACGGACCCCCGCCCGGTCGTCGAGTTCATCGAGCGAGCCTGGCGAGATTGGGGTCGTCCTTGA
- a CDS encoding IS701 family transposase yields the protein MNRTYTPDLNPDVLDRLAAYAASFRADFNRPRQAAWCGVYLRGLVQDGDRKSVEPMAARVPLSEGLDVADPDQALQQFLGQSTWDEQAVLSRYRATMAAKFADPAGIFVIDDTTFPKQGTHSVGVQRQYCGALGKKANCQCAVSVHYVAPRGHYPLNMRLYLPEGWLADPKRLDKAKVPEAERRSLTKGQIALELLDRIRAEGLPGGLVVADSGYGVSGPFRDGLAERGLHYVVGVTDEMLVFTEEPRWDEPKAGTGGRPQKRRRLAEGSPRPVGLKELAARTPRRKVTWREGTKGPMWGRFAWLRVWPGQGWATGDCAGAEPIWLLIEEQADGKLKYAFSNLPADTSRIRAVRLWRSRWPVELGYQQMKEELGLDHHEGRSWRGFHHHACLVMLAFGFLTLERRRARRGRSRPGKKGEAERR from the coding sequence ATGAACCGGACCTACACCCCCGACTTAAACCCCGACGTCCTCGACCGCCTCGCCGCGTATGCCGCCTCCTTCCGCGCCGACTTCAACCGGCCCCGCCAGGCCGCCTGGTGCGGCGTCTACCTCCGCGGCCTGGTCCAGGACGGGGACCGCAAGAGCGTCGAGCCGATGGCCGCCCGCGTCCCCCTGTCGGAGGGGCTCGACGTCGCCGACCCCGACCAGGCCCTGCAGCAGTTCCTCGGCCAGAGCACCTGGGACGAGCAAGCGGTCCTGAGCCGCTACCGGGCCACGATGGCGGCGAAGTTCGCCGACCCGGCCGGCATCTTCGTGATCGATGACACCACCTTCCCCAAGCAGGGCACGCACTCCGTCGGCGTGCAGCGGCAGTACTGCGGCGCCCTGGGCAAGAAGGCCAACTGCCAGTGCGCCGTCAGCGTCCACTACGTCGCCCCGAGGGGGCACTACCCGCTGAACATGCGGCTCTACCTCCCGGAGGGCTGGCTGGCCGACCCGAAGCGACTGGATAAGGCCAAGGTGCCCGAGGCCGAGCGGCGGTCGCTGACCAAGGGTCAGATCGCCCTGGAGTTGCTCGACCGCATCCGCGCCGAAGGGCTGCCGGGCGGGCTCGTCGTGGCCGACAGCGGCTACGGCGTCTCGGGCCCGTTCCGCGACGGCCTGGCCGAGCGGGGCCTGCACTACGTCGTCGGCGTGACCGACGAGATGCTGGTCTTCACCGAGGAGCCGAGGTGGGACGAGCCCAAGGCCGGGACGGGCGGGCGGCCGCAGAAGCGGCGTCGCCTGGCCGAGGGCTCGCCCCGGCCGGTGGGCCTGAAGGAGCTGGCGGCGCGGACGCCGCGCCGGAAGGTGACGTGGCGGGAGGGGACCAAGGGCCCGATGTGGGGCCGATTCGCCTGGCTGCGCGTTTGGCCGGGCCAGGGATGGGCGACAGGCGATTGCGCCGGGGCGGAGCCGATCTGGCTGCTGATCGAGGAGCAGGCCGACGGCAAGCTGAAGTACGCCTTCAGCAACCTCCCGGCCGATACCAGCCGGATCCGCGCGGTGCGCCTGTGGCGGAGTCGCTGGCCGGTGGAGCTCGGGTACCAGCAGATGAAGGAGGAACTGGGGCTGGACCACCACGAGGGCCGCTCGTGGCGGGGCTTCCACCATCACGCCTGCCTGGTGATGTTGGCCTTCGGGTTCCTCACCCTGGAGCGACGCCGAGCCCGTCGGGGGCGATCCCGGCCGGGCAAAAAGGGGGAGGCCGAGCGCCGGTGA
- a CDS encoding aldo/keto reductase — protein MRRSELGRGGFEVSAIGLGCWGMSGSYGPADEAESVATLHHALDRGVTLIDTADSYGDDGHNERLLGRALDGRRHEAVLATKTGFVRRTAADGTTAVEVDGRPGRIRSACEASLARLRTEVIDLYYLHRADPDVPIEESVGAMAELVAAGKVRAIGLSEVSEATLRRAHAAHPIAALQSEYSPWTREPEAAVMPACRELGIAFVPFSPLGRGFLTGTLTDPRRLARGDWRASNARFAGGNLARNLALLRPLEEVARPHGAKPGQVALAWVLSRGERVIPIPGMKRRTHLDENAAAADIGLTPEEIARLDAAFPPGAAAGDRYDPGQARWLGR, from the coding sequence ATGAGGCGAAGTGAACTCGGCAGGGGTGGGTTCGAGGTCTCGGCGATCGGCCTGGGCTGCTGGGGGATGTCCGGCTCCTACGGCCCCGCCGACGAGGCCGAGTCGGTCGCCACCCTGCACCACGCCCTCGACCGGGGGGTCACCCTCATCGACACCGCCGACTCCTACGGCGACGACGGCCACAACGAACGCCTCCTCGGTCGGGCCCTGGACGGGCGACGCCACGAGGCGGTCCTGGCGACCAAGACCGGCTTCGTCCGCCGGACGGCGGCCGACGGCACGACGGCCGTCGAGGTCGACGGCCGCCCCGGGCGCATCCGATCGGCCTGCGAGGCGAGCCTGGCCCGCCTGCGGACGGAGGTGATCGACCTGTACTACCTCCACCGGGCCGACCCGGACGTGCCGATCGAGGAGTCGGTCGGGGCGATGGCCGAGCTGGTCGCCGCCGGCAAGGTCCGGGCCATCGGGCTGTCGGAGGTCTCCGAGGCCACGCTGCGGCGGGCGCACGCCGCCCACCCGATCGCCGCCCTCCAGTCGGAGTACTCGCCCTGGACGAGGGAGCCGGAGGCGGCGGTCATGCCGGCCTGCCGGGAGCTGGGGATCGCCTTCGTCCCCTTCAGCCCGCTGGGCCGGGGCTTCCTCACCGGCACGCTGACCGACCCGAGGCGCCTGGCCCGGGGCGACTGGCGGGCATCGAACGCCCGCTTCGCCGGGGGGAACCTCGCCCGCAACCTCGCCCTGCTGCGGCCCCTGGAGGAGGTCGCCCGGCCCCACGGGGCGAAGCCGGGCCAGGTCGCCCTGGCCTGGGTGCTCTCCCGTGGCGAGCGGGTCATCCCGATCCCCGGCATGAAGCGGCGGACTCACCTGGACGAGAACGCGGCGGCGGCGGACATCGGGCTGACGCCCGAGGAGATCGCCCGGCTGGACGCCGCCTTCCCGCCCGGAGCCGCCGCGGGCGACCGCTACGACCCCGGGCAGGCCCGCTGGCTGGGCCGTTAG